The following is a genomic window from Labeo rohita strain BAU-BD-2019 chromosome 15, IGBB_LRoh.1.0, whole genome shotgun sequence.
tctgtgGCACATTATTGGATGTACAGGTTTTTGCCATCAGCGCTTTACCTGTAAGGTTGTTAAATGTGTATCTGAGTGACAGAGGTTTGATTCAAAGCATGCTTTTACAGAAGACTGATGGAGTAACACTTACACAGTATATAATATGGTGGTTTGgctgtctttttttccccttgcttttttttttttttttttcatgtctaaCATGGCCAATTGTAAAAGATTACTTAAAAccgttttattttgatgggtccTTTGAAAGCAGTTTAAACAGGGATGGGGCACAGTTTgtgttttcagcattattatatttcaatgtgtataaattgtaaaataattgttattgtACTCAATGCTGAAGTGAACTGTACAGGGCCTTGTTTTCATCATTAAATgtagaaaaatacagaaaaaaaaaaaaaataaaaggattGGCCGTTTTGGGTCAGACTGTTTGTCTTGTTCTGATTTCTCCGATGGAGAACCCTGATAGGTAGGACAGGAGtgtccaaactcggtcctggaagGACGGTGTTTTGCAGTGTTTAGCTCTTGCCTCGGAACACCTGCTTGGACGTTTCTAGTATgtctagtaagagcttgattagctggttcaggtgtgtttaactagggttgtagctaaactctgcaggacagtggttctccaggagcaggactggacaCCCCGGAGGTAGGATATCAAATCTCAAGCAGTGATAGCAGTGTGAAATTATGCATGTCAACTAAATTTTCAActgttttgtaactttttattcacATAAAAGTATTGAACAGGGTACAATAGAGCATGTCTGATAAATAGTAAATGACACCTCAAACGCGCTTGTTTGACATGAAACACCAAGTGACATTTGTTCCTTTTTGATTGGGAACTTGCACTGTGTCGTCTAGTGCAGTGCTtttcaactccagtcctcggggcccactgcactgcacattttgtatgtttctgaatctgacacactaagtcagttcatggatctttctcctaatgagccgatgatctgaatcaggtgtgataAATGAGgtagacatacaaaatgtgcagagcagcgGGCCCCGAGAGctagttgagaaccactggtctagTGGACACTATGGGGAATGCATCTGGCATGATTGTTGTTTGAAGCATGTGTCTAAACACAACATGAACTTGACATTGGCCAGTGACTGCCTATGACACCACTACTATTGCATCCGTGAGTATGAAAGGACACCTCTTGAACACATCATCCACTTTGTTGACGTCAGGAGGTGTTTATTTTTGGCATGTCTAGGCAAGCACCTATGGATAGCATCAGTGCTAAGTGTTTCAGGTAGCGTTTTCATCTGTGACCTCTGTGTTGGTATTTGGCATTTGATGATTCACACGACCTGTATGTTATTTGCATGGGCGTGAAGCATGCACCCTCAGTCCTTTGAGGGGGCTGAATGCATGCATTCTAGTGTTTTGTCTCTTGTCCCTTTTGTCACAAGAATTCAGACAGCCATCCTCAACTCAAAAATCAGGACTTGCTACAGCTGAGGTGAGTATGGCTGAAGACATGGGACTCACAGGTGGATCTCGCCAAGGAATTTGAGGTATGAATCTTTCTCATTTATCGGTGGGTGATGAGAATATACTGTCTTTTACATCCTCTGATCCAGCAGATATCGGGCTTCTGGCCTCAAGCCAGGAAAAGTGCTATGTGAAGATATTGCCGAGTCTTCACAGCTTGGCTGTCCCACATACGAGGTGTTGCTGGCAGTTGATTGGACGAGTAATTTCTGTCTGGACATAATCCTCCTACCTTTAGACCTTGCCAGTCTAGGTCTGTGCCCTGAGCTTCTAGGGGACCTGGCCTGTCTTGGTCTGAACATGAGTATTGCCACTTACGCTCTCTCTTCAAGGAGTAGGGTCCAGAGGAGATGTGATGCCAGGAGTTGACGGGAAGTGATCCAGAGTAAACACTCTCAGCTGAGGTTGGGTAGGGTGCACATTTAGAAGCTTCCAACACGTCTTACATCAGACCCTGGGGTCTGGACCTGTGATGATTTAGATCTAATTGGCCTTTCGGATTGGTTTGGCACAGGAATTTGATTGTGAGGTTTTGAAACTTACCTTGAACATAGCTAGGCCTCCTCTCGGTTGAGAGGTATTTTTATTGGGACCTCCGTTCCTGGAGCCCGTCCTTCGGGGGGCATCGCTAGGTCTCCTTTTTGTCCTAGGGCCCTGAGTTCTGCTTGTACTACAGACAGTAGTACTAATTTGTTAGACTTTTTGTGAGCTTCCTTGGTTTCTCAGAGCTCCACCTGGGCAGCATTATTGAGTTTTTAATTGTTCTGTGTGCCCTCTTTATGGCATATGGCATTGCTAGGTAATCCTTTCGAATTATGTTGAGGCCTCCGTTCTTAGATATCGCTCTAGGTATGCcaggttattattatttgaagcTGTCTTGAGTATTGAACGTAGTTATGCTTCCTCCTATTGTTCTATTGAGAGATTAATCATATTGTATTGTTTCAATAGAACAACAGGATTCATATTTTCATCTCTCAGTAGAACAATATTATTAATCTCTCAATAGATCAATAGGATTAATACTTTAATCTCTCAGTGGAACAATAGGATTAATACTTTAATCTCTCAATGGAACAATaggattaatattttaatctctCAATGGAACAATAGGATTAATACTTTAATCTCTCAATGGAACAATaggattaatattttaatctctCAATGGAACAATAGCATTAATACTTTAATCTCTCAATGGAACAATaggattaatattttaatctctCAATGGAACAATAGGATTAATACTTTAATCTTTCAATGGAACAAtagaattaaaggagaactccactttcagaataacagtttccaaataatttactcacccccttgtcatccaagatgttcatcccagagcctgtgctacacaagcttttgtgcttaaattatacaaatttttattttctgaaaaaaaaaaatggccgatcgtttcgctagataagacccttcttccttggctgggattgtttagagccatttgaagttgcatttaaactacattttggaagttcaaaatcggggcaccaatgaagtccattatatggagaaaaatcctgaaatgttttcctcaaaaaccataatttcttcacgactgaagacagaaagacatgaacatcttggatgataaggggtgagtaaattatttgaaaattgttattctggaagtggacttctcctttaagactttaATTAAAGTATCTCAGGAGAACAATATGAATAATCTCTCAATAGAACAATAggattaatacttttaatctcTCAATAGATCAAAAGGATTCATATTTTAATCTCAATAGAACAATaggattattattttaatctctcAGTAGCTCAACaggattaatattttaatctcaGTAGATTCAATAGGATTCATCTCTCATAGGGCATTGTTAGGTCTCCTTTCGCTTTGAAGAACTATGTTTGAGGCCTCTGTTTTTGGATATTGATCTAGGTTTGCCAGTTTATTAGCTTCCTTGAAGCTGTCCTGAGTATTGAACGTAATTAGGTTTCCTCTTGCCATGCTGAGGTCTCCGTTTTTATAGCCTGGCTAGGCAATGGTACTCTGTTGTAAGCTCTTTGTGATCCTTCTCCCTACTTCTTGTTTAGGGTGTTTTTAGGCCTCCTCTCTTTACAGAGAGTTGTCCCCCTGAGGCGTCTGCTCTCCTCTGCTCTGCCTGGTTAATAAACAATTTAAGGCCCTTTAGGAGCCTCTTTGATAGGCATAGGATGTAGCTAGTCCTTTGcttgttaaaaaaagttttcctgcCTGAGGCCTCCATCCTTTGAGCTCAATTACGGGTAAGGTTGCTAGGCTCTTTGTTAGCCTCCTTGGGATTCACCTTTAAATTGTGAGCATTGTTAGGCCTTCTCTTGCTCTAGAAAGTCGCTCTGCTAAGGTTTCCACTTCTTGGATCTCTGCCTGGGTAGCAGTTCTGAGTCATTAGGCTCTCTGTGAGCCCTCTTGGGAAGCTGTCCTGAGCATCAGACATAGCTAGACCTTTTGAGGCCTTCTTTCTCAGAACTCCAGCAAGTGATGATATTCCCTTAAAGGTGTTTAGAATCTGGAATACTACTTGGCCCTGATAAGGTGTGTATCTTGGGCTTTGGCTGTAGAGAATTAAGACACAACAGTTGCATGTGCGTACCTGAGGGACTGGGACTGCTTTAGAGTCTTTGACTTCGTTGTCAGCCGATAAGGCACCCATCCCTTCAGCGTGGCAGTGTGGTTATTTGTTCCCCACAGTGTCCTCTAAAGCAGTGCTTTTTAAATCTGTTCTAGGGACCCCCAACCACGGCACATTGTGTGCCACACCCAGTTCAAGTCTTGCAGACTCTATTAATGAGCAGTTGAGTTGAATCAGGTATGTTAAATGATGGAGACACATCAGAGGATGCAGTGCAAGTTCCCATTCAAAatggaacgtctcaggttattCATGTAGCCATGGTTTCCTTAAAAAGGGAACAAGATGCTGCATCTCCTTGCCATTCTTCAGGTATTCCATGTGCACATCTCATTCAGACATAAAGTGGATGATGTATTCAGCAGGTGCCCTTTTTTACTTATGATCGCACTAGTACTGACATCATAGGCTGTCACTGGCCACTATCAAGTTTATTGTCATGTTTAGACACATGCTTCAGACACCGGAGGCATTCCCCATAGTGTCCACTAGAGGATGCAGTGTCTCATTCCTCTTTTCAGGAATCCATGGTTACATGTGTAAACTGAGACATTCTGTCAGTGTTGCACAAACAGGTTTGAGCTTCCACAAAAACCAGTAATATTTGTTATGATATTTTGCATTAAGCACTGATGGAAGCCTGCTTCTgccacaaaaaataataataataataataataataaaaacattttttttttttttattacaattctgacttttttctcacaaaactCATTTCACATTGTAAAAAGAAAGATccaaattgtaagatataaactcatttttattttttatttatatttttattttactcatatttatttaattaattgtattttttaaattccatggtggaacaaaaaaaaaaaaaagcagaattacgagatctaaaaaaaattatgtttatatctTCTAATTCTTATTGATCAAAACCGATCATGTCTACTCAGAAGAGTTGGGTTAGGTTTAAGATTACTTTTACACTGaatttatgaactttttttgggacaaaaattatgagaaaattattttggaATGAACATGAccgattttgttgttgttgctttttgtttgcttgtttttttgtttttctccaaagGCCAAAGCTGAAAGAAATTGTGCTATCAGGTAGAAAACAGTAaccattttaaacagtttataaatagtaaaaatgttgaGAGAATGTTGAGAAAAGAATGcttgatttcatttttaaatgacactGAGATTAAATATTGCAACATGAGTTtcaataaagttgaaatattgtgtaatgagtttcaatgcaacatttttgttcataaagTCCTTAGTGTAACTATTTTTTGTACCTAGAGCAGAATAAATGTATGGAaggaaatattaataatattaatattaatattaaattacaatgcacattttttcccaaaagaaagaaagacagacagacagaaatttCCCTAACAAAGGGTTAAATTGAATATTGTGTAGTACAGCATGAAGATTTGTCctttcaaaaatgacagtaaaacacAAACCTGTTAGAAAGGATTGTGCTTTGTTTTGACACAGAACTCGTTTTTATGACTGATAAATAATTAACACGTAAGGATGCAATACACATTGCTCAGTTTTGGCACATTCAGCATCTCAATTGTTCAGGACTGCATACTACTTGAGAAGATGCTTGTTAAAAGTGTGTGTCTGGTCTGATGACAGCCATCTGCTGGGGTTCAGGCCCCCTCGATGCTTATTGTCTGATTTGGAGAGGGAAGAAAAGCCCTTCCCCCGACTCCTCATTTTTTGAGCTGTGTTCCCGAAAGACACATCTAGAATCGATCTAAAAGAGCTTTTTCGTTGCTATTTCAGATTCTTAGTTGGACTCCCTctgatcatcatcatcatcatcataaattataGAGGCTGAGGTGACGTCAGCGTCAACTGGACTCCTGCGAACGCAAACGGGGTTTATACCGCGAGTCAAAGCACAAAGATCTTAAGCATGTTCAAAGCACTTTTTGCCCTCGAGTAAAGGCAGATTATGCTCCGACAACCGCTTCGCTTCACGAGCAGCAGGACGGAGGATGAGACGGCGGACTCGGGCGCGGAGACCGCGGGGTGAGTTAGCGGAGAAAGCTAAACATCGGCTCACTTTTGTTTGCGTCTCCAAGCGGGAGAAACACAGTAACGGACAGTGAGTGCCGACCGCTTTATGACGTCAGCAACAAACGATACACTGTAACATTACAAACAACTTTTGATCTTCAAATACGCGCAGCCTAATGTGGATTGAGGTACTTAATCTAATCAGACGactatttattattcattcgCATGTAACCTACCTAGTGTTGAAGGACCAGGACCATTGAATTAAACTTGAGCGTTTTTAACTCGGCTGGACTGGTTACTCTTCAGGCACGTTGATAAAAACAAGAAGTTTGAGGATGTTTAGGTTACAATAGCACTTTTGCTTATAGGATAGGTCATGCTGATGCTTAAAAAatcaggcatatttacaacaagaatcattaaaagatattaaataCTCTATTTGAGAATCACACAATATACTAATTAAGTCACCACAAGGTTTTCGCCATTTGTCAAAAagaagtttttaatattttaaaatataacatttaatttgatcacttgttgttttatatattttaataagtataggtcagaataagcatgttgtttttatttatttattgttttttaaataatttataaaatgaatgacAGTGGAACATTTTTTAACCCATattctgacattttattttcacaaaagttATTTGAACCATTAAAGCAGACACTTTACTtgcatttattatgctttttatgtatataaaagttTTAACACTGCTGCGCTGTGGGATATGACTAATTGTGCAATGTGCAATGaagacaaaattacaatttaaatacagaaatgtatcatatatttaaaaaaaaaaaaaaaagcttcatgTTATGATTAGGCTACTTTCTAAGACCTTTATACAGTCATGGCAAAATTAGGTTCCTCCACtctataaaaaaacatgaatagaaaagaaccaaaaacaacagtgaggaatcgattcttggaatcGAATCTCATTGATTCCAGGACCAGGAATCAAAATCGGActcgattccaaaattttcgGAATCGAACAGCCCTATATAAAACACAccgcagaatctgcaaaatgttaattattttaccaaaataacagggatcatacaaaacgcatgttatgttttatttagtatatcAAGAATAAGTGTATgctaacttttgaatgggggaactgtatatataaatatataaaaactttttgtacattttatttgattcaaatgaCCTGACACACACATATGAAAAGTCATATTTCTAGCTTCTTTTATATATTGCTTGTTGTTTGTCTTAACATGAATGTGATatctaagtaaaataaaaagaaattgtaCATCATCATATGGTATCAATGGTAtgatatcatatatatatatatatagatagatagatatagatatatatagataaatatagatatatatatataatgttccAAACATCACAGAAATTAAGTTAGAGATGTCCATCCAGTCCATCCAAAATATTTGTTGaatatacacataaaaaaaaaaaaaagattctattgcaaatttcactgtttttcatCTCTAATttgaaatgttcaaataaatccTCAGGAGGGTAAAATCTGTGTACTATTTTAAAACCTcagtttttgtatatatatatatatatataacatccATTATaataaccatggttttttttttcttttctgaagaTCTGACTGCAGTAAAATGTCCTGCAGTAGCAGTAAGTCCATTTTCCCTAATTCATGTATTATCAACAGTTAGGCTTGTTTTGCCATCTGTGATTTGACATTTTCCTCACCACCCCGTCTGTGTCATTTTCTCTGCCCTTTGTTCAGCTGACCTCTCGGGCGTCCCGGGTCAGGAGCtccttctgctcaccatgcaCCTGCTCACCAACCCCGGTGCCTCACTGCTCCTCCAGCACACTCTGGACCGTCTTCTCAAGTGGGTCCGTCCCGGCCTGCGCCTCTTCCACGTGTCCGAGCGGGCCTGTCCCCTTCATGACTACGCCAGAGCTAACCAACGCCCCGCGGCTGGCCACCCCTCACACGCCGTCACCATATTCTTACACGAGTCCTACGGAGAGGAGCGCATTCTCCGAGTACTGGACTTCCTGCAGTGTCCGCCATGGCAGTATCACCATACGGACAGCTGTGGTGCCGGAGAGCTGAGCACCCCGTCCAGCGCCCTACTGAGGCCCTACCTCCTGCCCAGCCGGGACTTCTACAGCCTGGGTGCGGGGATGCCGGTGTGGGGCGTACGGCCAGTGCACTACGGAGGGGAGGTGGTGCGGGTGACTTTACACAGCACCTATGATAACTTTGAGGACACTGTGCGTTTATATGAGACGGTGCTGCAGAGGAGGGCGGAGGAGCAGAAGACAGGCTTTTGCTGGTTCACCCTGCTCACAGAAGCAGGCTTCAGTCTGCAGCTGGCCATCAAGCAGCTCGCGCCCGGGGTGCGGGTGGAGCCGTGTTACTCCACTGTGCTGCAGTTTAGGGTGGGGGAGATCGGACAGCTCGTGCCCTTACTGCCAAACACCTGCTCACCTATCAGCGCCACCCGATGGCACACCGAAGACCTGGACGGCAACAAGATCCTCTTTCAAGTAGGTCACAGGAAACATGCTCTGGTTTCTATGTGCACTTTTAGTGTACAGTTATAGTAGTTTCTGCAGGTcttcaaaagtattaatttgctCTTCCACAAATTCAACAAATCGGAGCAGAAGGTCTTAAATTCTCAAAGTCATcccattaaatgttgcatgcaaTGCAAAAGTATCttactcagtatttttgtatttttctgacCCTATTCACAGACCTTTGTTCTTGCTTTATTCACGAACTTGCTTCATTTTACTGAATTTCTTTGTGTCCCCTTACTTGGTCTTTAAAAGCTCCAGTTTCACCCTTCCACAAATGAAGGCCTTAAAAGTAAGGTTTAgtctaaaatgtttaaagtgATGGCATTGCATGTTGCATgcattaccaaaaaaaaaaaaaaaaaaaaaaacaaacaaacaaaaaaaaaagaatatctttttattattttttgttttcttttctagtaaatatctgaacattaaatcaagatacatttacatgagatgcaaaataaagatatgaaaaaaaaatcaataaaatagaaattaagtATGAACATCTAAACATCCTCAAATCaatataca
Proteins encoded in this region:
- the LOC127176873 gene encoding protein FAM124B, giving the protein MLRQPLRFTSSRTEDETADSGAETAGSDCSKMSCSSTDLSGVPGQELLLLTMHLLTNPGASLLLQHTLDRLLKWVRPGLRLFHVSERACPLHDYARANQRPAAGHPSHAVTIFLHESYGEERILRVLDFLQCPPWQYHHTDSCGAGELSTPSSALLRPYLLPSRDFYSLGAGMPVWGVRPVHYGGEVVRVTLHSTYDNFEDTVRLYETVLQRRAEEQKTGFCWFTLLTEAGFSLQLAIKQLAPGVRVEPCYSTVLQFRVGEIGQLVPLLPNTCSPISATRWHTEDLDGNKILFQVKAPAQAPGFLRSAFPLSCPKMLLRSCAAARPPSTSPCWRTSHLKDQAEDRCPRGVRSGACGRESTGSDGTCSSPPGSSCYSSQRSSPAGLSVNWYESAITSETSLSHLRLEEEEPETNVDTGCAVKPQATLGASALETLYRDLKQGLDEAGWTADESTKSVLAETQASQHQHAQVDEFFI